One window from the genome of Salvia miltiorrhiza cultivar Shanhuang (shh) chromosome 7, IMPLAD_Smil_shh, whole genome shotgun sequence encodes:
- the LOC130996131 gene encoding uncharacterized protein LOC130996131: MPPKRGRPAKNNNNRRNRNAVPEEPQDARGHNPSSPPPTRRVEELFLRQNPPTFDGTSEPAEAEIWVRAMERIFNFLRCTDEERLSCVSFQLTGSADFWWEARRKILTPEQWASYTWEDFKTGLYDKYIPKSYRKKKEAEFYELKQGNKSVVEYDKEFCNLSRFAPQQVDTDEKMAEKFCAGLRYEIKMALASHGGLSYTESLNRALDVEAAMPSDKSAPLLISTPNDPPVASHTLKGKRKWDNNEDNINQTSKKVWQEYERAEQFIQPRHEAQTNLERTGGNQGQKGVLPCPNCGKMHRGICRAGTNGCYNCGQKGHYSTQCPNRQRGSAVGNTRTPLPAIRGHLRNQPQSHQ, translated from the coding sequence atgccgcctaagagaggacgccctgcgaaaaacaataacaatcgcagaaaccgtaacgctgtacccgaagaaccacaagatgctcgaggacataacccatccTCTCCGCCTccgactaggagagtcgaagaactctttttaaggcaaaatccacctacgtttgacggaacgagtgaaccggctgaagctgagatttgggtgcgtgcaatggaacgcattttcaactttctacgttgtactgatgaggagcgcctatcttgcgtctctttccaactaacaggatcagctgacttctggtgggaagcacgtcgaaaaattctgacacctgaacaatgggcaagttatacttgggaagattttaagacgggattatatgataaatatattccgaaaagctataggaagaagaaagaagctgagttctacgagttgaagcaaggaaataaatctgtggttgaatacgacaaggaattctgcaacctgtctaggtttgctccgcaacaagtggacacagatgagaagatggcagagaaattttgtgccggtctacggtacgaaattaagatggctctagcaagccacggaggactctcatacacggagtctctgaacagggcacttgacgttgaagctgcaatgccgtcggacaagtcagccccattgttgatctcaacgccaaatgatccaccagtagcctcacatactctcaaagggaagcgcaagtgggacaacaacgaagacaatatcaatcagactagtaagaaagtgtggcaagaatatgaacgggccgaacagtttattcaaccaaggcacgaggcacagactaacctcgAGCGAACTGGGGGTAACCAAGGTCAGAAAGGAGTTTtaccttgcccaaattgtggtaagatgcataggggtatttgtcgggctggaactaacggttgttacaattgtggccaaaaaggtcactactccacgcaatgccccaatAGACAACGAGGTTCAGCAGTTGGGAACACCCGCacccccttgccagcaatacgtggacacttgcgaaatcagcctcaatcacatcagtga
- the LOC130994132 gene encoding uncharacterized protein LOC130994132 has translation MLTRIATRCRPSLPKIPLLRPLRSLLAAHPVAPLVSLHHLDVVDPIFPGLSRVEGVRRLLESVCYDKDKYWSISVSWGYVVQVMRGIISPRELEMPTRTFLNWYKRADYTAYAFNTRPVARHPCQKPFLFYLTSLRYDHKRRQIVGVYSRHNESHPYCRWKSDSPDKLNTVIVLKRSDGDRWLRSPRRDCWRVLPTRRVSVMYLWVGNCRSGEITEL, from the exons ATGTTGACAAGAATCGCCACTCGATGCCGCCCTTCTCTCCCCAAAATTCCGCTGCTACGCCCGCTGAGAAGCCTGCTGGCGGCGCATCCGGTGGCTCCGCTAGTATCCCTCCACCACCTTGACGTTGTAGATCCGATATTCCCAGGGTTGAGCCGGGTGGAGGGGGTGCGAAGGTTGTTGGAGTCGGTGTGCTACGACAAGGACAAGTACTGGTCCATATCGGTGTCGTGGGGGTACGTGGTGCAGGTGATGAGGGGCATCATCTCCCCCAGGGAGCTGGAGATGCCCACAAGAACCTTCCTCAACTGGTACAAAAGAGCGGACTACACCGCCTACGCCTTCAACACAAGGCCAGTTGCCCGCCATCCCTGCCAGAAGCCCTTCCTCTTCTACCTCACCTCACTCCGCTACGACCACAAAAGGAGGCAGATAGTAGGCGTCTACTCACGCCACAACGAGTCCCACCCATATTGCCGCTGGAAAAGCGACTCGCCCGACAAACTAAACACCGTCATCGTCTTGAAAAGGTCCGACGGTGACAGGTGGCTCAGG TCGCCGAGAAGGGACTGCTGGAGGGTTTTGCCGACCAGAAGGGTTTCGGTGATGTATCTATGGGTGGGGAATTGCAGATCAGGTGAGATAACTGAATTGTAG